The following coding sequences lie in one Trichoderma breve strain T069 chromosome 1, whole genome shotgun sequence genomic window:
- a CDS encoding alpha/beta hydrolase fold domain-containing protein has translation MLPSKLRSIVLLLGATLPVFAQNRPLWWEECDPPRENTQCAMHSDILDYNRNYGMFTKVAVMRIRSKLKKPKAAVFLPSGPGRSGINLLKQYLDDPSHHVHELLEQYDLVGMDPRGSGQSLPMKCNATLWNRRAPSMVKDEVEFVDMYYHWKEVGEACKKMTGRLFDNMDTRSVSLDMDSIRYNMWFKIEQEIHLIGNSYGSHIGITNLERALPYAGRIVLDGIVDHTHDPMAVMQAESASFEMTLRHFFKWCQEDASCALHDQNDVEDFFKQLTNKFEAAPILAPKCQQTGEGACRSDVSLEEMMTALQRDLGPGQPGWGSLATNLLAASKGDASAFSMPWFTNDTDPSGTWATLATGCLDWQHASDYLELQAAQHAFHGRYQKREYYLGTSQ, from the exons ATGCTACCATCAAAACTTCGATCCATAGTGCTTCTGCTGGGGGCGACACTTCCAGTCTTTGCCCAAAATCGACCACTCTGGTGGGAAGAATGCGATCCTCCTCGGGAAAACACACAATGTGCTATGCACAGCGACATCCTCGACTATAACAGAAATTATGGCATGTTTACCAAAGTCGCAGTGATGCGCATCCGCTCAAAattgaagaagcccaaggctgcTGTATTTCTTCCCAGTGGGCCTGGACGGTCCGGAATCAACCTTCTAAAGCAATACCTCGATGACCCATCGCATCATGTGCACGAACTCCTCGAACAGTACGATTTAGTAGGCATGGACCCTCGAGGCTCAGGACAGAGTCTACCCATGAAATGCAACGCAACTCTATGGAATCGCCGAGCGCCCTCTATGGTCAAGGATGAGGTAGAATTTGTTGACATGTATTACCACTGGAAGGAGGTTGGAGAAGCCTGCAAAAAGATGACGGGTCGATTATTTGACAATATGGACACCCGGTCGGTTTCCCTGGACATGGACAGCATACGATATAACATGTGGTTCAAAATTGAGCAGGAGATACACTTGATTGGTAATTCTTACGGGTCGCATATTGGCATCACCAACTTGGAAAGAGCTCTCCCTTATGCCGGCCGGATTGTGTTGGACGGGATTGTAGATCATACACATGATCCAATGGCAGTCATGCAAGCAGAATCCGCTTCTTTCGAAATGACGCTCAGGCATTTCTTCAAGTGGTGTCAAGAGGATGCGTCTTGTGCACTGCATGATCAGAACGATGTTGAGGATTTCTTCAAGCAGCTAACTAACAAGTTCGAAGCCGCACCAATCCTAGCACCAAAGTGCCAACAGACTGGCGAAGGAGCATGTCGATCTGACGTCagcttggaagagatgatgacggcTTTACAACGAGATCTGGGACCAGGGCAGCCCGGATGGGGTTCCTTAGCTACTAACCTCTTGGCGGCATCCAAAGGCGATGCATCTGCCTTTTCAATGCCCTGGTTTACAAACGATACCGATCCCTCAGGAACATGGGCTACACTTGCTACTGGCTGTCTGGATTGGCAACACGCCAGCGATTATCTCGAGCTCCAAGCCGCTCAGC ATGCATTTCATGGCCGTTACCAAAAGAGGGAGTACTATTTAGGAACCAGCCAATAA
- a CDS encoding hpcH/HpaI aldolase/citrate lyase family domain-containing protein encodes MAATATSTTSSQGMQAYAAPSLFQPHRARDAIRDAHQKKIRPLLCYYAGLSSLPITRFLAPMNYDAVWIDWEHSSCNVETMTSMVHEAIFMSQGATIPFVRVPGHDHAAIGYALDAGASIVVPQVDTVEQAKHVVSAAKFGSKQRGTRSAPPFRLIPGITDQAFDATRDIHQNLNDQAAIMIQIESLEGINNLDAILTEVPDIDIVWLGALDARVSMNLSGNMAGQEPEWLEAKEKFFSIIDKHDKPYGGFAFVEPPFGGPEAIKEAAKRMSFITCSADVLHLAAVAADLQKAKEAIGQV; translated from the exons ATGGCTGCTACGGCTActtccaccacctcctcccaAGGCATGCAGGCCTATGCTgccccctctctcttccagcCTCATCGAGCTCGTGATGCCATTCGAGATGCCcaccagaagaagattcgACCCCTCCTCTGCTACTATGCAGGACTCAGCTCTCTGCCAATTACTCGATTCCTAGCACCAATGAACTATGACGCCGTCTGGATCGATTGGGAACACAGCTCCTGTAATGTCGAGACAATGACAAGCATGGTGCACGAGGCAATCTTCATGAGCCAGGGCGCCACGATTCCATTTGTCCGAGTGCCGGGCCATGATCACGCTGCTATTGGCTATGCCCTGGATGCTGGTGCCAGTATTGTTGTGCCCCAG GTCGATACTGTAGAACAAGCCAAGCATGTTGTGTCGGCAGCCAAGTTTGGTTCCAAGCAGAGAGGCACTCGATCGGCTCCTCCATTCCGTCTAATCCCTGGAATTACGGATCAAGCATTTGACGCCACTCGCGATATCCACCAAAATCTCAATGACCAGGCAGCCATCATGATTCAAATCGAGAGTCTAGAAG GCATCAACAACCTCGACGCAATCCTCACCGAAGTCCCCGATATCGATATAGTCTGGCTCGGTGCTCTGGATGCCCGTGTGAGCATGAACCTCTCTGGCAACATGGCCGGCCAAGAACCGGAGTGGCtcgaagcaaaagaaaagttcTTTTCCATCATTGACAAGCACGACAAGCCATATGgaggctttgcttttgtcgAACCTCCATTCGGAGGCCCCGAGGCGATCAAAGAGGCAGCAAAGCGAATGTCATTCATCACATGTTCGGCCGACGTGCTGCATTTGGCAGCGGTTGCAGCAGATTtacaaaaggcaaaggaagcTATTGGTCAAGTCTAG
- a CDS encoding major facilitator superfamily domain-containing protein, with translation MSDREKRPFPPPLINPDEYILEFDGPDDREHPYNWKTSTKLFISILVCSGTWIVAFNSAIFAPGTASASKELGVGLEVGTLGTTLFVLGFAAGPILWAPGSELYGRRWPLVISMIGGGIFSIASAAGNNIQTLLICRFFAGLCGACQLAVVPGVLADIFDNKYRGGAISIYALTVFGGPFTGPIVGGFTASSHLGWRWTLYIPAILGLVNGAISAVLLPETYAPLILAADAAAMRRKTNNWAIHARHEMVETDLRDLVTKYFTRPLRMLITEPMICLVSLYMSFIYGLVYALLEAYPFVFGQVYHMRPGVAELPFISLFIGMSLGVTMIFWQQKEYSKKLAKNNNVPVPEWRLFPTLFGGPIFTIGIFWFGWTGFTDRIHWMAPTAAGLFVGFGVLCVFLPCFNYLVDSYLPFAASTVAANIILRSSVAAGFPLFSRQMFQNLGVQWAATLLGCLAAIMIPIPFVFRVYGSRLRKKMQKISPSRRKKRATADESDSEPRKRRARYALRACGECKRRKVRCDGHLPCEHCQSRSIQCIYDTDPNLLTNCACDALNQQKDCTEHKSNSTEDTSEIGRLVRLVENMQSQINVLIELNKGSTSGRGQCEHPHNTLGTKSPASSSCSVRSYSENACEQDSTKQSSPRYWGATSSDYTLNVVRFCIRPVEPQLGSSCRRRKIACYSPDPTPDSYEGDGEPSESRQRMSACFCLDCTRCLRKLGKTRALQLIDVYQEAIGHLHPVVDIGQQKSQIGTIYALLESAQDDRGTYSEIEQDSLDITKMVLSIALLAQTTGQSDTASALYNSVQNRIQDAMTSDTKNIQSVVLTLLAAIYHFFHDDVQLAWRMGGISGRMAMEQGLHHREARQRAEDESGDHGMITNILWSIVILDRLWSCSIGLPQNFQDADFAKSLPEPVEAPYLKAMVPYASFTPRLWDHNSRLLTADALEDEDLFDVTNIQIDQWKERYISGLSFVHPNDRLANSRPQSLPTLLYLRANLLRGLVATSYFLSCSRLIGKKQMAQSGAEIACDTITVLWDLHKTTDIYHKQHPFFQHFLASSVALLFLVIMHESDSEEDSNTTIGKRFDVKYLSRNISCAFNLAEAYSRSSSASERLWNRMRSMMERLSKLGIYYTSDHSKANEMHFAKQLENDPPKRKSRLQASSAEQVNRITDISLFDNPTIRPFSLNILNSNGALGYLTSDPVFGLEEDIPSTDCGTDAYLHDIPVFEPDMDTQTWKDLGAIFSHGL, from the exons ATGTCAGACCGGGAAAAGAGACCGTTCCCACCTCCCCTCATCAACCCAGACGAGTACATTCTCGAGTTCGACGGGCCAGATGACCGAGAGCATCCTTATAATTGGAAAACCTCGACCAA GCTATTCATTTCTATCCTCGTTTGCAGCGGAACATGGATTGTCGCGTTCAACAGTGCCATTTTCGCCCCTGGGaccgccagcgccagcaaaGAGCTTGGAGTCGGACTAGAAGTTGGAACGCTCGGTACAACATTGTTTGTTCTTGGATTTGCAGCTGGACCGATACTATGGGCTCCCGGATCGGAGTTGTACGGTAGAAGATGGCCTTTAGTCATCTCCATGATTGGCGGTggcatcttctccattgcTTCTGCGGCAGGGAATAACATCCAGACACTGCTCATCTGCCGGTTTTTTGCAGGTCTCTGCGGCGCATGTCAACTCGCTGTGGTTCCGGGTGTCCTTGCTGATATCTTTGACAACAAGTATAGAGGCGGAGCGATTTCCATCTATGCTTTGACCGTCTTTGGCGGCCCCTTTACAGGTCCCATTGTAGGAGGTTTCACTGCATCCAGTCACCttggttggagatggacgCTGTACATCCCTGCTATCCTAGGTCTTGTCAATGGGGCCATCTCAGCAGTTCTTCTCCCGGAAACATATGCTCCCCTTATTCTCGCTGCGGACGCTGCCGCGATGCGCCGCAAGACAAATAATTGGGCGATCCACGCGAGACATGAAATGGTGGAGACTGATCTGAGAGATTTGGTAACAAAATATTTCACTCGGCCACTTCGAATGCTCATCACGGAGCCAATGATTtgccttgtctctctctacATGTCATTTATATATGGACTGGTTTATGCTCTGCTCGAGGCTTATCCGTTCGTTTTTGGGCAAGTATATCACATGAGGCCCGGAGTTGCAGAGCTTCCATTCATTAGCCTCTTCATAGGAATGTCGTTGGGTGTGACCATGATCTTTTGGCAACAAAAGGAGTATTCCAAAAAGCTGGCCAAAAACAACAACGTACCAGTCCCGGAATGGCGCCTCTTCCCAACCTTGTTCGGAGGCCCGATCTTTACAATTGGTATCTTTTG GTTCGGCTGGACGGGCTTCACTGATCGGATCCATTGGATGGCACCAACTGCGGCTGGCCTTTTTGTTGGATTTGGCGTCTTGTGCGTTTTTCTTCCCTGCTTCAATTACCTGGTAGACTCTTATTTGCCTTT CGCTGCCTCGACCGTAGCTGCCAATATCATCCTTCGATCATCCGTTGCTGCAGGATTTCCACTGTTCAGCCGACAAATGTTTCAAAATCTTGGTGTACAGTGGGCCGCCACTTTACTCGGATGCCTGGCTGCAATTATGATTCCGATTCCATTTGTGTTTAGAGTTTATGGATCTAGAttgcggaagaaga TGCAAAAGATCTCTCCAAGTCGTCGTAAGAAGAGAGCGACAGCGGACGAATCCGACAGTGAACCCAGAAAACGACGAGCTCGTTATGCTCTCCGCGCCTGTGGCGAGTGCAAGCGTCGAAAAGTGCGCTGTGATGGCCACCTGCCGTGCGAGCATTGTCAAAGCCGATCTATTCAGTGCATCTACGATACAGATCCAAATTTACTGACCAACTGCGCCTGCGATGCTTTAAACCAACAGAAGGACTGCACTGAGCATAAGAGCAACAGCACAGAAGATACTAG CGAGATTGGACGCTTAGTTCGCCTTGTTGAGAACATGCAATCACAGATAAATGTCCTGATTGAGCTTAACAAGGGATCAACTAGCGGTCGTGGCCAGTGTGAACATCCTCACAACACCCTGGGCACTAAATCACCtgcgtcttcttcatgttcAGTGAGAAGCTACTCAGAAAATGCCTGCGAACAGGACAGCACGAAACAATCATCGCCCCGATACTGGGGGGCAACAAGTTCCGACTACACTCTGAATGTAGTTCGGTTCTGCATTCGGCCGGTTGAACCCCAACTCGGTTCCTCGTGTAGGCGTCGGAAAATAGCATGTTATAGCCCAGATCCAACACCCGATAGTTatgaaggagatggagagccTTCTGAATCACGCCAGCGAATGAGTGCTTGCTTTTGTTTAGATTGCACACGGTGCCTACGAAAACTTGGCAAAACTCGAGCACTACAACTCATCGATGTATATCAGGAAGCGattggccatcttcatcctgTTGTGGATATTGGACAACAGAAATCACAAATTGGCACAATTTATGCTCTTCTGGAATCGGCGCAAGACGACAGGGGCACATACTCTGAGATTGAACAAGACAGTCTTGACATTACAAAAATGGTTCTATCAATTGCCCTTCTTGCTCAGACGACGGGACAAAGCGACACCGCCTCAGCTTTGTACAATAGTGTCCAAAACAGGATTCAGGATGCCATGACGTCCGACACCAAAAACATCCAAAGCGTTGTGCTCACGCTGCTCGCG GCCATCTATCACTTTTTCCATGATGATGTGCAATTGGCATGGCGGATGGGTGGAATTTCTGGGCGAATGGCTATGGAGCAGGGACTGCACCACCGAGAAGCCCGACAACGAGCGGAAGATGAATCAGGAGATCACGGCATGATTACAAATATTCTTTGGAGCATCGTGATTCTCGATCGCCTATGGAGTTGCTCAATTGGTCTACCACAGAATTTTCAGGACGCGGATTTTGCAAAATCACTTCCTGAGCCTGTAGAG GCCCCGTACTTGAAAGCGATGGTGCCATATGCTTCATTTACACCGCGACTTTGGGATCACAACAGTCGCTTGCTTACAGCCGACGCCCTCGAAGACGAAGACCTATTCGACGTCACGAATATCCAGATCGATCAATGGAAAGAGAGATATATCTCTGGATTATCTTTTGTCCACCCAAACGACCGTTTGGCAAATAGTCGTCCCCAATCTTTGCCCACATTGCTGTATCTTCGCGCCAACCTACTCCGGGGCTTAGTCGCCACATCCTACTTTTTATCATGCTCTCGCCTGATAGGTAAAAAGCAAATGGCTCAGTCAGGAGCCGAGATTGCTTGTGATACCATTACCGTACTTTGGGACTTGCATAAGACAACTGACATATACCATAAACAGCATCCATTTTTTCAGCACTTTTTAGCTTCATCAGTAGCTCTGTTGTTTTTGGTCATTATGCACGAATCTGACTCCGAAGAAGATTCCAATACCACTATTGGAAAAAGATTCGATGTCAAATATTTGAGTAGAAATATTTCCTGCGCATTCAATCTCGCGGAAGCTTACTCAAgatcttcatctgcttccgAGCGACTCTGGAACCGGATGAGGTCCATGATGGAGAGATTATCTAAATTGGGCATCTATTACACAAGCGATCATTCTAAGGCAAATGAGATGCACTTTGCAAAGCAGCTCGAAAATGATCCTCCCAAGCGCAAATCACGGCTTCAGGCCTCCTCAGCTGAGCAGGTCAACCGAATTACAGACATATCGCTGTTCGACAACCCCACAATAAGGCCATTCTCTCTCAACATCTTAAATTCCAATGGTGCACTAGGTTACTTGACGTCTGATCCAGTATTTGGATTGGAAGAGGATATTCCTTCTACAGACTGCGGGACGGATGCGTACTTGCATGATATCCCCGTATTCGAACCAGACATGGACACTCAGACCTGGAAAGACTTAGGTGCAATATTTAGCCATGGTTTATAA
- a CDS encoding nmrA-like family domain-containing protein, protein MAGYVESVGKEVVGFQVGDKVAAFHTMRTLGGSFAEFGLAESSTTFLLPEHVSFEEASTIPLCAYTAAVALFARLKLPMPWAPPNELTPLIIYGASSAVGAFAIKLARHAETLLDKSRGDSIVDYRNGKILQDIRHALDAAGTHDVYHAIDAICENDRMDYSDIRNDINKGIIYVGVVNGNVEHDERLAGMEKRDPIPHRRDFGLVWSTLFSRGLRDGWLTAHPYELVPGGLEGVSPALNNLKAGKASAKKSKSHAFSNIITAPQKIGIMTKLIVILGITGTQGASVADVFLQEPGWKLRGVTRDASRASSAYWKQKGVEIVEADLDKQESLEAAFKGANAIFGNIDSIGPLYDPYNYGKLRPGQTINEFCYELEVKRGKNMANAAARVDTLERFVFSGLPSIKSVTNGKYPHAYHFEAKAAIMAHIKSLPNLAAKASEVQLGEFATNWKSWRSRRPVKQEDGSYAFLVPGDRDVPMPITVQRKDTGYFVRALVLMPPGKILLGYGSFMSHADLNRVWTKILGVPDGGVKHITVEEAINFEGPPLGIELAEAVAGLMQFDMDTPGFMHPHEVPKEIGCPTTSIEEYLKSEDFSSMMEAL, encoded by the exons ATGGCTGGCTACGTGGAAAGTGTCGGTAAAGAGGTGGTTGGCTTTCAAGTTGGTGACAAAGTAGCTGCTTTTCACACCATGCGGACTTTGGGTGGCTCTTTTGCGGAATTCGGACTTGCGGAGAGCAGCACAACTTTTCTACTACCGGAACATGTGTCATTCGAGGAA GCTTCAACAATCCCTCTCTGCGCCTACACTGCCGCAGTAGCTCTATTTGCTCGACTTAAACTCCCTATGCCGTGGGCTCCCCCAAATGAACTGACACCCCTCATTATATATGGAGCGTCATCAGCTGTCGGTGCATTTGCTATTAAGTTGGCGCGACATGCTG AAACACTGCTTGATAAATCGCGCGGTGATTCTATTGTCGATTATCGAAATGGCAAAATTCTTCAAGACATTCGGCATGCTTTGGATGCTGCGGGTACGCACGACGTTTACCACGCCATAGATGCGATATGCGAGAATGATA GGATGGATTATTCCGACATACGAAACGATATTAATAAAGGCATTATTTATGTGGGAGTTGTCAACGGAAATGTTGAACATGATGAGCGGCTTGCAGggatggagaaaagagaccCTATCCCACACCGACGCGATTTCGGCTTGGTCTGGTCAACGCTCTTCAGCCGTGGACTTCGTGATGGTTGGCTTACCGCTCATCCTTATGAGCTGGTGCCAGGTGGCTTGGAGGGTGTTTCACCAGCGTTGAACAATCTCAAAGCTGGAAAGGCAAGCGCGAAAAA GAGCAAATCACATGCATTCAGCAACATAATAACTGCGCCGCAGAAGATTGGCATTATGACAAAACTAATTGTCATTCTGGGAATAACCGGCACGCAG GGGGCCTCTGTTGCGGACGTATTCCTCCAGGAACCTGGATGGAAACTGAGAGGAGTAACTCGAGATGCATCCAGAGCTTCCAGTGCGTATTGGAAGCAAAAGGGTGTCGAGATAGTGGAGGCAGACCTCGATAAACAAGAGTCCCTCGAGGCAGCGTTCAAAGGCGCCAATGCCATATTCGGGAACATCGACTCGATCGGGCCACTGTATGATCCGTACAACTATGGCAAACTTCGTCCTGGCCAAACCATCAACGAATTCTGCTACGAACTAGAGGTTAAGCGTGGCAAAAATATGGCCAATGCGGCTGCTAGAGTGGACACTCTTGAGAGATTCGTGTTCTCGGGTCTTCCTAGCATCAAATCGGTCACTAATGGAAAATATCCCCATGCGTATCATTTCGAGGCCAAAGCTGCAATTATGGCCCATATCAAGTCTCTACCAAACTTGGCTGCTAAAGCTTCTGAAGTCCAGCTTGGAGAATTTGCGACGAATTGGAAGTCTTGGAGATCAAGACGACCAGTCAAG caagaagatggctcTTATGCATTTCTTGTACCGGGGGATAGAGACGTACCAATGCCGATCACTGTTCAGAGAAAGGATACTGGATATTTCGTCCGAGCTCTCGTTTTGATGCCTCCTGGCAAAATCCTTTTAGGATATGGAAGTTTCATGAGCCACGCAGACTTGAATCGCGTATGGACCAAGATCTTGGGAGTTCCGGACGGCGGTGTAAAACATATTACAGTTGAAGAGGCTATCAATTTTGAAGGGCCACCACTTGGCATAGAGCTTGCAGAGGCAGTGGCGGGACTAATGCAGTTCGATATGGACACGCCGGGCTTTATGCACCCCCATGAG GTTCCAAAAGAAATTGGCTGCCCGACTACAAGCATCGAGGAGTATTTGAAGAGTGAAGACTTCTCGTCCATGATGGAAGCTCTTTAA